DNA sequence from the Macrobrachium nipponense isolate FS-2020 chromosome 26, ASM1510439v2, whole genome shotgun sequence genome:
ATTGGTTAATGGTAACTTAATAATACTAGTGTGTCACCGTACTGTTTAGTTCGTTAAACTGAGAATTTCTTGACGCTTTCGTCActgtcatatttatattttcattaaacctCATTTTAATGTAATGTAGCTTAAATTTCTGTGTCAGTCTCCTTCCAAAGTTTCTGAATATTTTGGTCCCGAACTTCCGATCATTTATACGCTGACAAGACTCAGCCACTTCACCTGTCGTAAGTAGACATAAGTAGGTACCGTAGTTGGTAACATTTATATAACTGTTCAGAACCTTATTCTTCAGTTATGGTTCTCAGATGGAAGAGGTGTCGAGAAAGTTCACAGcttcgtatatagatatatactcatATAAGTTCCAGTAATAAGAAGCTCGGTCTTCCTTTATACTTGGAATTGTTCGTCTGTATCTCCATCACTTGTCCAATACATTTAAGTGATACTAGTACACTGGATTAAcatcaataaggaaaattcaTGGGCAAATAAAATGGTAAATTAAATACATGATATATGAACGCAAGAGTTTGTCAGTTTTAAAGTCTATTTAATTTCTGTATGATCGTTATAAGGAAAGGTAGAAAACTTGCGGAAGACGTAGAAGCGAGTTTTTAGGCGGAAAGGAAAAAGACTGCGAAAAGAATTTCGGAATCACTGATATGTCGAATGTGGTGCAGAAACTAGTGACAGTTGTTAGTGGCTATTAGGGGTATGCCACAAATTGTTTCTACACATAACGAGCTCGAAAGaggcaaataaaaaatgattcCAAGTAAAATTTCTCTTGAATTATAAAACCATATTCAGTCGAACTCCAAGGCTAAGAATACAGATTTAAAGACGTAGTTTATTAGAAACAAAAGAACAACATTAAGAAAGCCTTATTTACCGATTAAAAAAAGACAGTGGTCTATTTTACGCTCTGTAGACACACTCAGCTGAGTGAGGAACGGTAATGAATTTAGAGAAGTCGATTCCGCTCCTCCTGAAGACCTCGGCGCACTTTGCTGTGGCAGGTCCTCCGTTCTGGGGCGTCCTGGAGAAGACGAAGGCGAACTCGGTCTTGTAGGTGTTCCAGTCGAGGCAGGAGTAGACGCAAGAGTACGTGTCGTAGTCGGTCTCGATGACTTGGTAAGGGTATCCCATCACTGGAAACAAGGAGAGGAAATGTAGGTAAATATATCCACAAAAATTATTCGTTTTTTATAGTTTGAatggttaaaagatataaaacataagatTTTACCAAGCAAATGCAACTATTTTCTCACCTGTTGGGAAATCAATCAACATGTGGCTGGAAGCGAACTCCTTGGTAGGGTAGATTCTGCCTTCCAACTTGAGGTGCTCCTCTTGGGGACTGAAACCAGCTGTAGCTACCTTGAAGCCAAAGTCAGAAGACGAGTAATCGTAGAAAGAGTTGATACATTTTGTGTATGGCTGATAAGCGTTCTCCATGATCTCTGTCTGGTACCAACGACCGTGAtactggaaaaaaatgaaatttcgaGTCAACTTTCGGTCCAATCACTACCGACAACTTTTCACCTGTGTCATAGAAATCAAAGGAATACGAATGTTAAGCTTACAAACATTTGCTATTAGGTCATCATATCAGTCAAAGGATTTAAAATCAGCAATATATTATTGTGAATGACGATAGAATAAAGTTAATAATTTACACTTAGTAGAATAAgcatcttcttcctttctttggcACAAGCAGTGCCACGACCACTTCTTATTGCttctgataatgatgataatagacAAACAAAATTCCCTTACCCTTCTTAGATCAAACGAATCTTGGACTTTAACATTGGCACAACTTCCAGGCACCAAGAAATCTGGAAGCGCAGTAGATGCAGCAGATGCCGCTAGACCCAAGACAATGAACGTGATGCTAAGCATCTTGAATCTAGATCAGGTGGAGGTTTTACCGCGAAGCTGAACAGCGTCTGATGCTCCTTATGTTCTGGGACCcgtttatatacgtatatcccTGGAAAGACTTCGGGGTGCGTGATGCGCGATGCTCTTCATGTCGagacctttttttctctctctccctttttattttcttttttcttttttttcttttttgaccgGTTTAATTTCAGCTTGCCTCAGGACCAAGTATCccgccctcccccctttttttttaaagatagacTCTGATATATTTCACAAGTATTTTGCACTGTATTACACCTTTATCCCATGGGTGACATGAGAACGCAAATTGATAATGGAACAAAAGAAAAGAACCGAGAAAAGGTtgatgtttaaataaataaagaaaaatatccagAAGGAATTAGAAATGTTTTTGTCGTTATCCTGCTCCTGAACTAGCTGTCTAAAAGCCCATTTTAATGTTGATGAAAGATATGGATTACGAGTGCAAGTGAATACAGAAACAAAATTACGCCTTATCTCtgtttaaaaataaacttaaaatgtgTCCAGATATCGAAGTAGTGGGCAAGGACAAAAACAATGAACCAGCAACTAAAGAAGAGGCGTCTTACGTAACTTGGGTCCGGTTAGTAGTGGGACAGCGCGCATATATAAGGCGAGGGGTAGGCTATAGCTTCACAAAGGCTCGTACCTCGAACGAACAAAGGTAGCAATGACCCGCTCATCCCTCCTCGTAGCGTTGGTACTTGTTGCTGGAGCCATCGCAGATAAAGTTCCCGACTTCGTCACGAAAGGAAAATGCCCAGCAGTGGATGAACGAACGCTTTGGACAGCACAGAAACCCAACCACTCGagggtaaatattttcttttgtttcaattGTCTCTACAGAATTTTTCTCAAGGAGCTCGAGTACTATATCATAGTATATGAGGAAATAAACCATTGGCAAAGACTTCTCCAGATTTATTCATAAAAGTAAAATTCCCGCAAATTTACAAtcagtttttcctctctcttgagGAATTGTAGGCTTAAGAGAATGCTTCTCTCTTGTTCCGTATCATTTTTCGATTTTCATAAAATCTAAAAAGGTCTCCCCTTGCTTCAGGGGCGAGTCGACACAAATTTAATCTATATGTGTACctgtttatttcatattcatatcgttTAGAAATATCCATCTTTATTTGCCCTTAGTTCGGAGGTACGTGGTATCAGTACGCCATAACTGCAAATCCCTACCAGCTATTGGATCAATGCGTCCGTCTCCAGTATGACTTCAGTAAGTAGGAATTTTCAAAAGCGTAGAGTTGCTATTTAATGGCTTTTCTGATACTACCTGTAAAATTTAAGATTAGGTGGCTTACCAACATTCTGAGCGACGATCTCAACGTAGCACTTAGTTTCAAGGCTTCTGTCCCTGTGGCTGTCAAGCAGTTAAAAGTGCGGTGTGCTTATCCTTCGTAACTATGGATCTATTTCAATCTTTCTAGATGGCAGCGGCTTTGACGCAAAGGCCTATGGCATCACCGCCGAAGGAAATACACTGAAGAGACAAGGACAGATCGCCCCTATGCCCCTGGGAGATCCCCACCTCATGGTGGCCTTTGATAACTGTAAGTAAACGTTTGACTGCTGATGAATGACATCAATTCCATAAAGTTTAACTCTCCAAATGACCCTAGTTTCAGCCTGGCTCCTTTGAGAGGCGCTCAAAGAACTAGGGTCAATGAAGGTAACGAGGTTtactcatttgtttgtttgtctctcgGCAGCCTTCCCCGCTCCCCTCGTCATCCTGGACACCGACTACGAAAACTACGCCTGCCTCTACTCCTGCATGGACTACAACTTCGAATACTATTCCGATTTCTCCTTCATCTTCGCCCGCACCCCGACGCCCTCCAGCACATACATCAAGAAATGCGAAACCGCCTTCAGCAACATCGGCCTCGACCTTTCCCGGTTCTTCAAGACTGTCCAGGGACCCCGATGCCCTTATACTGACCTGGCTAGCCTTTAAAGCGTTCAAGGTCTTCGATAAACATTTTCTATTCATCATACTTTCAGCACAAGTTTCATTCTGTCAGTTCTTTTAGAATCAGCCCGtttttttatccatatttttcgtaataaaaataagttGTTACTCGGtgatttttatttgctttggtCCATTCAGTGTACATAAAAGACGGTTTTAAGGTCTCATCACTAAAATAACACTCCAAAACCCCTCTGCAGTATTTGCACATAAAAATGGCTAGGAAAAACCAAAATCCAGGAAAAATTGTCTTCATTATGCAGATAATTGTAAACTTTATACAATGAACAGCAACATTTGACAGTGAATATTCCGTATTACCTATGTTCATTAAATCCTAGATCGTTTTGACATACGTTGCATCATTTCTTTTGTGAGCAATACCTAGTGAATTACTCGAAACCAAAGGTTTCTTCTGCATTTATCTGCCTTCTGTAGCACCGCACTGGTGCAACGCCTATAATACTATATACGTTTTGAAAGGCAGAATAAAGGATTGCACAGATCAGTCTATATCCTTCTAAAGATCAGGTAGAACGGAGAGACCTGTGCAATTACGCCCCCCAGTGCTATTCGTGAGCTTCCGGAGAGGAATCACAAAACCCCAAGTCATTATCATATTTTCTACATTTCTTTCCTCCACTTGTATCATCAAGGTCATGTAGCTCTCAgcaacaactatactctgtttttttccatctgtccatccgcctgtggtggtcacgaatggcaacactgcgtcccgtgcttaaatagttacgttatgtctatattttaggttaataaaaggatatctgggtgtacatttgcaactgaaaagtgttttaataatttactgtatgcaaattacaccgttatacattatatatatatatatatatatatatatatatatatatatatatatatatgtgtgtgtgtgtgtgtgtgtgtgtgtgtgtgtgtgtgtgtgtgtgtgtgtgtgtgtgtgatatatatatatatatatatatatattatatatatatatatataatatatatatatatatatatatatacacacacacacacacacacacacacacacacatatatatatatatatatatatatatatatatatatatatatatatgatatatatgtgtgtgtgtgatatatatatatatatatatatatatatatatatatatatgtatatatatatatatgtatatatatatatatatatatatatatataatgtatattttgtcTCTGTAATTGGGCGGCTGCTTGGAAATCTCATcttaatggaaaataatattgccaagaccaggaagaacattctttatataACGAGCTTTCGCGGTATAAAactcatcaggctgaaaaattgacaaggatgaaaaaagttaagtatattttagtttttacagaccacggagctgattaatagctctcccagcgctggcccgaaggattaggtacttttacgtggctaggaaccaattggtcacctagcaacggaacctacagcttattgtaggatccgaaccacgctatatcgagaaatgaacttccatcaccagaaataaatttctctgtttccgcgttggccgagctgggaaCTGAACATCAGACCACCGGATTatcagcccagctcgaaaaccaataggccagcgaggaacttcacaaggatgaaaaatcactaaaatacaataaaatgaattgtcttactaaaatcttcagtaataacaaaataaaacgaacagcaaatacaaactaaaaaattaaacacaaaattgcgaaaaaaacaaaacaaacgcaaaacacatagaaataaaaataagatgaaatatgAACAAATTACCACGCTCAAAgcaaaatggctaacgacccacttgtgtAGCTACTATTAAATTAcacgatagctagttgaataccggacgagttgttcaattcctgtttcATCCTCTttataaacagcgactctgaaattaaaacgTCCAGTCTATTTaggcaaaaagacagtactctaaaatccaggtgagtgaaaggatggttcTGTGgcaaactgtgttcccttatggccaAAAAAgttggtttagaaagaggaaacctagttctaacagaaagacttctgtgttccaaaattctgtatCTGAGCCAAGGGGATTGGATCCCACgcatcgcagaccacactgcgaacaggtaaacaagtaaacgacactcgaattaaggtccacaggaagagtaGGCTTTTCCCTCAATAGTGATCTTAGTAAGagttagtaaaaacaaacctggaattaacttgaggaaaactatgcttaaataTTTCGTGTAACTTTTTTTCggaccaagtagctactatgaccaaggaaaggcaatttaatgtactttacatCTTTGCTAGCAGTTCTATACACCGGGCTGGGACagaatttctcatctagaaagtttttcagaactttgtaaaatacAAATATGGGATAAGCATCttcagaaaaataattcaggaggaagaccatgtcttgatgaaccCTTTCAACCCCTTGTATTATCgcaggtacgtggatgacactttccttgtgtttaagcaacgttcacacgtggatttattttttgaatattttaattctcgtcacccaaatatttctttacttgtgagacagaagaGGATAAGAAGAGGTCATTTTTAGaggttcaggtacacagaaatagaggcaAATTTGAGACctctgtttataggaaaagtatttttactggcttgggattgaattacctcggtttttcaccaaagttgtataAACTTAATTCATCACGTACCATGATAAATACAGCTTACAAtatttgttgtgattttaatttatttcatcaaggcATTGTCTTCCTCCTGAATTATTATTCTGAAAATGTTTatcctatatacatattttataaagtaTTGAAATTTAATTTCCTAGACGAGAAATTCTGTCACAGACCGATGAATAGTAAAGATTCAATATTCTTTCCGTTTACTTCGTCTTTTTCCAGTGGACGAACCATTCCCCCACCTTTTGGTGGCGTCATCAGGACTATATTACAAACTGAGATGCAAGGTTTTTATTACTGCATGCGGACATTGGAATTTCTATTGGTCGACGGGTCTCATTCGCTCACTGGCGGTCTGGGCAGCAGCTTGGGTATTCTGGCGTTCTGTAGAACGCATCCTATGCCATGGCTTGCTTTGTTGTCGGCAGTTGTGTCCAAAGGTGCTCTGTCGCTCATGCCTCCCTTCGGATTCCCTCGGATGTCCTGTGCGTTAGATTTTATTCACATGATTGTATCTTGCACGGATAGAATAAGCTTCACCTTATGAAAACTGTTTCATGCTCTTTATACGAGCTTCTAGCACCTTATGTGCCCTCTTAAGTTCtcaaattcttcacactttttaggTATGCTTGTCACAACAATGCCtgaaatccaaaaagaagaatatgaagaaattctgacgtctGTAGCAGGATTAGAACCCCACCTCTAGAGTATCAAAACGAGGTCGCGTTACTGACCACGGTAACACAACATTGTTCTGATGCTCTTGATGTGGGTTCGAATCGTGCTACGGATATCAGAATTTCTTCACATCCTTGCATTTTGGTTTCAGGCTTTGCGGTGACAAGcacatccaaaaagtgtgaagaatttgaGTAGTTAAGAGACcactgtgtacacacacacctttatacatacatacatatatatatatgttatgtatatatatatatatatatatatatatatatatatatatatatatatacatatatatcatatatatatatatatatatatatatatatatatatatgtgtgtgtgtgtgtgtgtgtgtgtgtgtgtgtgtgtgtgtgtatgagttatatcatatcaccgtgattcatgaataagcattaaactacaaatgccctttgatatctaattcgctctacctcggaattaattcattttcatatatgttaaccgggatttgtaggtgagactCGGTATCAGCTTATGGCTCTGTTGATAGCCCGTGGGCTAAagcgtcactgtacgtcctgaatttttGGTTTCCGTAGTTTGAGTCCATCAACCGACGAATttcctatcaactaaaaaattccccttaggttaacatatatgaaaatatattaattccgaggaagagctaactagatattaaagaacatatgcactagcttaatgtttatatatatagtatatatatatatatacatatatatatatattatatatatatatatatatatatattagatattaaaggacatttgtagctcgatgtatgtatatgaatcacggtaatgtgatatgacacacacacacacacacacatatgtatatatatatatatatatatatatatatatatatatatatatatatatatatatatatatatatatacataagggagGATGTTTCTCTGCATATTGAACGCAGGCCTTTTTTTGGATTATACTCACAGCTTCTACTGTTTATAGTAtttagggatgaggttgctaatCCAACGGTCTGCACCATGGATGTTCAAGGGAATTAGTTGCCAAATCCTGAGTCAAGACAAAAATTCTTTCGGCAATCAAATCGGGTACAACTAGCTATAAAAATTCAAGTTTAATCTAGTATCCACGTTTTGATGTGCTACTAAAATAACGACGATATTTAAGATTATATTTTATAGCTTTTACGCTAAATTTATTCGCTATTCATTTTTACATCTTATTACCCTTTTTACATTggtttttctgattttgtttcgTTAATTACATCATTTCATTCAAGTTTCATCTCTTtgctttccattttcatttacacCCCGAAAGGTAGGCAGTTTTTGCTTACTTAATTCATTCTTGGacagtaataatttattttactcattgttttttctatatgtttctcgttcttcctctttttctgtgGTCAGAGGTCCGACATACTGGGGGGGACTCCCTTCCCGCCTCTCACAAAGTGTCTTCCTCAACTCTTGACAGCTGCGAGTGTTGTCCGTTTCTCGAGCATtgatttcttacatttttatttctgatgacTGAAATGGCTTCTTCCACCGTCAGAGTTCGCCACTGCACAGATGTTATAAGGGAGGATGTGGAGAGGTACAAATAATGCAATGCATTTGCAGCCCTATGCTACTATACAGTAAGATTGGTCATTGTTTTTTTCCACTGCACAATGGCCAAGTATAGTAACTTTTGTGCTCTGTTAGAATGGAGgtgttttcttcaattttttattgtctttttggaACAAATATGGTGGTAAGCTTTTGCATTCTCGTTCGTCCTTTGGAAACctaaaattatttgttatatactTACAGGATGAGCAAAATTTAAAAGATCAAATAACGCAACAGTTTTATTGAACAATTGTAACATAAGGTAATTGGACACATGCTCTATGGTTTGCGATAAAATGCAAGACGTGTTTACGATAGGATGAATAGAAAATGATTATCGAAGACCTTGAACGCTTTAAAGGCTAGCCAGATCATTATAAGGGCATCGACGTCCCTGGGCAGTCTTAAGGAACCGAGAGGTGTCGAGGCCGATGTTGCTGAAGGCGGTTTCGCATTTCTTGATGTAGGTGCTGGAGGGCGTCGGGGTGCGGGCGAAGATGAAGGAGAAATCGGAATAGTATTCGAAGTTGTAGTCCATGCAGGAGTAGAGGCAGGCGTAGTTTTCGTAGTCGGTGTCCAGGATGACGAGGGGGGCGGGGAAGGCTGCcgagagacaaacaaacaaatgagtaAACCTCGTTACCTTTATTGACCCTAGTTCTTTGAGCGCCTCTCAAAGGAGCCAGGCTGAAACTAGGGTCATTTGGAGAGTTAAACTTCATGGAATTGATGTCATTCATCAGCAGTCAAACTTTTACTTACAGTTATCAAAGGCCACCATGAGGTGGGGATCTCCCAGGGGCATGGGGGCGATCTGTCCTTGTCTCTTCAGTGTATTTCCTTCGGCGGTGATGCCATAGGCCTTTGCGTCAAAGCCGCTGCCATCTAGAAGGATTGAAATAGATCCATAGTTACGAAGGATAAGCACATCGCACTTTTAACTGGTAAGCCACCTGATCTTAAGTTTTTCAGGTAGTATcagaaaatacatttaaaaaagagAACTCGAAATGTACGTCCCAGAAAAGGAAAACTTACGTTTGTAAATATGCAAAAGGTTACCCAAACCACAACTAatagataattaatattaaaaaaccaTACGTGTATTTACAATACGAACTGAAATCAAGTAAATCTGGAATGAATTTGCAAATTGCTTCTTACTGAAGTCATACTGCAGACGGACGCACTTATCCAATAGCTGGTAAGGATTTGAAGTGATGGCATACTGATACCATGTCCCTCCGAACGAATAAAAACGATCAGCATTAATGACTATATAAGTCCCAGGTACAATGGCATCATTAAGATGCCTTCATGTTCAGTTATGATTGAACTTCTTTGAATACACGTCTGACACTTGACAAAGAAGATCACATATCCTGATGGCCCTTCTTCGACCGGTAATAAACTCAAAAATGAATTTGACTGAATGTGAGTTTTCGTGCAACAAAGGATGACTCCTGTGAGCATGACATTCTtcgagaaaaaatgaataattcgcAATATTTTGCGAAATAGTTACTTAAGCAAGAAATGAGTAACGAGCAAATTTACCCCATCATTAAATTTAATTGACAGTTATGCTAAAACTGAAGCCATAAGAGAACATGTCTATACCCTTGCATGTTGGGGCTTTTGTTCCGCCCAGAGCTTGCTTTCGTTAACAGAGGGACATTTCCCTTTCGTTACGAAGTCGGGAACTTTGTCTGCGATGGCTCCAGCCAAGAGAAACAGCGCGATGAACAGAGTTGAGGGATTCATTGCCATGCTcgttcgaggaggaggaggagaaggatgcGCTGTGAGTCATCTGGCCTTCTTATATACACGTCCTGTTacgtaaaatattttctttaattggcTGTTCACTGATGTGCTCCTGctgcaggttttttttctttcttttttttcttttaatgcacAACCCGTTTTGTAGTGATGTGTAAACGTTCATAACTTTTTACGAAAGTAACTGAGATCCATTAAGGCATCGGTTGTGAAAAcaggtttagaaaaaaaaaatatgttccaTTTTAGACCATTCGTTGTTAATCTTCTTGTATGTTGTCCTCTGCATTTACGCCCAGTTCGAACTTCTGATTTTTCATTTATCCATCTACGTGACTTGGAGAATCATTCCATAGCTTGGTAACAGCCGGGACAAGGTTAGGGTCCAGGGCAAAACCGCGAACAGAGAGACGGCTGTatccttgaagagagagagagagagaggagagagagagagatcccaaagCCACGGGACAAAAGCACCACTCTTGACCTGAATAGTATCGTACAGCGTGCATCCCGAGCTTCTCGTAAGAAACGCAGCAATTTTGGGAAGCATATAAACAGTTCCATCGAAAGCAGGAGCATTAGGGGCAGCTCTGAGAGCAAGAGTCCGAGCTGGCTTAACCTAAAACAAGCAGAAGCATAAGAAACGCGGTCAGCCTTTATTCCAGCCTTGTTCTGCTCCTGGAATCGCGATGATGAGCATTGCAGTCATCGCCCTCGGTCTGGTGGCATCCGTTGCTCCTAATAAGCCTCAAGAATTCTTGGTGTCGGAAAACTGCGCAAATGTCAATGTCTAGGAGGACAAGTTTGATCTCAGAAGGGTGAATGGGCTCTTTTTTATCGATTCTAGTATTTGCCACTATTTGCAGCAGCAGTGTTTTGGGACTTGTAGTATTTGTGATAGAGACGATGATAATTTgtccttgatgtttttttttttaatctaacaaTTTATTATGTAACAACATTCACTCCTCACTATTCGCCATTTTTTACAAAGAATctacctttcatattcttttagtAACTAATTGGTTTCGGAACCTTAAGGCAGAGATCCTTAGgactttttttcataattagagTGCATCGCTAGATTAACATAAAActaaatttaccatatatatgtgtgtgttcatatatatatatatctatatatatatatacgatatatatattatatatatatgtgtgtgtgtgtgtgtgtgttgtgttatctgtgtgtatctatgtatgtaatatatatatatatctatatatatatatatatattatatatatatatatatatatatatatatgtaaataaattcttctggtttaAATCTAAGAACTATATCTCAGTGGACtttcttccacccttatcaagcagtgaatgacaggagtttcattagagaaatatatagtaggagatatgTCCTTAGGGTCTGGATACACGAGCGCTGAAAACGTCGCGTTGCTGACGCTGTCTAACGTTGGGTTTTTGGCCAGGCTACACGAGCGCTATTTTCGAAGCGTTACTGAGTATCAAACAAGAATGTTTAGTTCATTATGGATGAACTTGTGCATAGAAAACATTAGACATGCAAAGGAAATTAGGAGATATTGTTGGGTTCACCCAGCATCATCAGAAAAACAGTACTGGCCAATTTCCCGTTATGTTTGGAAACCACCGAGACAATGGCGACAAGTTTTATCTTTATTGCAGCTATAATCATTCATGTTGGCATTATACAACGCCGGTCTGCTTTCAACTTCACAGATAAATTGGCTGTCTTTCATGGTACTGACGTAGAGTGGCTTCAGAAGAGGAGCATGGGCggcgcccgcagcatattttccaaaggGGTCAAATCTTCAAACATACATGGATGGTTTCCGGTATAAATCAGACAAACACTTTTGACCCTTTGGGTGGACAACCTAGTTCCCTTTTTCAACCTGGGTCCCTGGGCGCCTGCCACGTAGAGACAAGGGAGCCActtgcccttatatatatatatatat
Encoded proteins:
- the LOC135199824 gene encoding crustacyanin-A2 subunit-like — translated: MLSITFIVLGLAASAASTALPDFLVPGSCANVKVQDSFDLRRYHGRWYQTEIMENAYQPYTKCINSFYDYSSSDFGFKVATAGFSPQEEHLKLEGRIYPTKEFASSHMLIDFPTVMGYPYQVIETDYDTYSCVYSCLDWNTYKTEFAFVFSRTPQNGGPATAKCAEVFRRSGIDFSKFITVPHSAECVYRA
- the LOC135199825 gene encoding crustacyanin-C1 subunit-like — its product is MTRSSLLVALVLVAGAIADKVPDFVTKGKCPAVDERTLWTAQKPNHSRFGGTWYQYAITANPYQLLDQCVRLQYDFNGSGFDAKAYGITAEGNTLKRQGQIAPMPLGDPHLMVAFDNSFPAPLVILDTDYENYACLYSCMDYNFEYYSDFSFIFARTPTPSSTYIKKCETAFSNIGLDLSRFFKTVQGPRCPYTDLASL
- the LOC135199826 gene encoding crustacyanin-C1 subunit-like, which codes for MPLGDPHLMVAFDNSFPAPLVILDTDYENYACLYSCMDYNFEYYSDFSFIFARTPTPSSTYIKKCETAFSNIGLDTSRFLKTAQGRRCPYNDLASL